Sequence from the Anaerolineales bacterium genome:
AGCTCCATGATCCGTATCGGGGAAATATTCCGGGAAGCGGTCCGGACGAACGCGGCGGCGGTCATCGTGGCCCACAATCATCCCAGCGGAGATCCGACACCAAGCCCGGAAGACGTGCGAGTGACCAAGGCAATCGTGGAATCCGGCGAACTCATGGACATCGAAGTGCTGGATCATCTGATCATCGGAAAGAATCGATACGTGTCGCTTAAATCCAAGGGATTAGGGTTCGCATAAAGTTCAGTGGAGGGATATGTGGATTTTCAGATCATGCTGCTTCCGTCGGAAAACTATTGGAACTGGGTGCGGGCCAGCAGCCCATACGTGATGCGCTTCGGCCCGAATATGACTTCCGATCCGCACACGGCAGCGGCTTATATGGCGCCTCGCCAGGTGATCACATTTCCGCAGGTCGCCAATGGCTATGGAGAGTACGGTGATCTGAAGCAATTCTTTAAAAACATAAATCCGGGAATTTGATTAGATGTGGTCGAAGCGAATGATCCGGGGAGTTTTAAAGAGGCTTTAAAATCACGTATTCAGGACGATGACCGCTACGGACAAAAGCAGCGGCCGTTTTATCTACTTTGGCCCACCGATTTTGCCGTGATCACGCAAGAATTTGGGGCGCATCCGGAAATCTACGGACGCTGGGGTTTTCCCGGTCACGAGGGGATTGACTTCCGCGCCCGGCCGAACACGAACATCTACGCAAGCGCGGACGGCCAGGTGTATGAGGTACATACCAATCCGGACAATCATCCGTATGGGATCCACGTACGAATACAGCACGAAGATGGCTACAAGACCGTCTACGCTCATTTCGCCAAGTCGCTGGTCGTTAAAGGACAAATGGTCAAGGCGGGCGACGTCATCGGGAAAGCGGATTCCACTGGGGCCTCCGTCGGATCGCATTTGCATTTCACGCTCAAACGCGACGGCGCCACGGAGCGAGATGAAACGGATTATCCCAAAGACGTCATCGATCCAACACCGTTTCTTGTCTGGCCAGAGACGGCCAACAGTAAAAGTATCGAGCGCTTCGACTGGCCGGCCGGAAAACTGCTGTTCGGGGCGCATGCACGAATCGGCGCACCGATGACCGACAGCGATCTGGCGATGGCATCTCGTGCACGTCTCGAATGTATCAAACTGGAGAATTGTGAGACGGAGGAGAACATCACACGCTTGCGCGAATTGAACCCCGGCATTTTCATCATGGGCCGGTTGACGGCAGATTTTTCCGGATTGCCAATAACGGCGGATGATTTCGTCCGCAAAGTGGAAGCCGGCCTCGGGGTCTTTTATCGGCAGGACGTGCGCTATTTTGAGCTGCATGCAAATCCAAATCTACAATCTGCAGGATGGCGGAGATCCTGGAGAAACGGGAGCGAATTCGGGGGATGGTTTCTGCGTGTGGTGGATCAGTTGAAACAAAGTTTTCCCGGTATCCGTCTCGGTTTCCCTGGATTATCGCCCGGCGCTGGGATTTCAGGTAGGCGGGAAGCCGCGGATCAGTTCATGCACGAAGCGGAAGATGCCATGGACAGCGCGGATTGGATCGGCGTTCATTGTTGTTGGACGGATGTGCGCGGGATGAATTCCAAAGACGGCCGCGGATGGGTAATGACTTATCGAAAATCATTCCCGCATAAATTGCTGCTCGTTACGGAATTCTACAATCCGTCGCAGTCGGTAAACGCAGAGGCAAAAGCACGCCAGTATCTGTCGTTTACAAACCAGGTCGCTGATGTCGCGGGGGTTGGTGCCGTGTTTTCCTACGCGATCTCCTCCGATGAAAGTGAAAATGGGTTCGTTTGGCCGTCGGAGGGCGGCGCTTTTGCCGGGATATTGGCCGCACGGAAAGATTGATAGCCCTGCTGGGGGAAGGAACGCAGTGGGGGACGTAATTTCTACACTCAAGACCAGTCCACGCGAACCGCGCGGCGGCGGCCGAAGCGGTCTTGAAAGAAAACCTGGCCGTGCTCTTTTCCGAACTGCCATAATTCATTCGTGACGGCGACATCGATTTCGCAGTAAGCCAAGACTTCGTCGATCTTGCCTTCCTTGTACCAGGACACTGCCTGCAGTCCATCCGCGCTTTTCCTGGCCTGGAATGACGTTGCAGCAAGGTTGTCTAATGAGACGCGGAAACCCAATTCTTGATAGATGTCGAGCAGCAAGTCGGTCGTCTTGGCCACCAACTCCGGCGTAATGGACAAGCCATACGGTTTCAACACGGTATAGTCGAAGCGGACCAGGTTGAAGCCGATCATGCGGTCGGCCTCTTCGATGGCCTCGATGAGCTCGGCGGCTTGCTGTTCTGTGTAACGGAGGTATTCGTCCGCACCGACGTCCAGGAGGACGGCGGCAGCAAGACCCAGGCGATCGATGTAATCCCATCCTCCGACCTCCTGCGCCAGGTGCTTTGTTTCTAGATCGAACACGTAGGTTTTCATCATCTTGGTGCCATCCTCGTGCTAGCGGCTGATCTTGATGGGTTGCATGAATCCATGAGCCGCCGTGGGTTACACGCCAAGCGCTACGAGCAGCGCGGTAACAGTAAGCGGACTCAGGATCGTCGTGGCTGCAACGACGCCGGTGACGAACTCGGCTTCGACGTCGAACTTGGTTGCGATCACCATGTTGAACACCGCAGCCGGCATTGCGGATTGAATGATGCCCGCATGCTGACCGATCGTATCGAGATGCAGAAAAGGCACGAGCAGCCAGGCAATCAATGGGGATGCGACCAATCGCAGGATGACGGCCGACGAAAGGACGTCTTTGTGATTGAACGAGTTCAAACGGGCGATCTGGATGCCAAGTACGACGATCATGACCGGTATCGATGCTGACCCAAGCAGCTCGATCGGACGGGTCACCGACAAGGGCAGCGCAATTTCGTTCGCGCGTACGAACAACGCGAGCGGAATGGCGTAAACGGAGGGAACTTTCAGCAAGCCCAGCAGCGCCTTCAGCGGCGATTGTTTGCCAACGCTGATGACATACACGCCAACAGAATTGACCATCATCGAGCTGGCAACGAAGTAGATGCTCGCCCACGCCAAACCACTTTCGCCGAATGCGAATCGCGCCAGCGGCAGGCCGTAGTTGCCGGCATTCATGAAACTGGCCGAGATTATGAATGCGGATAATATGGGAGCTTCGAGTTTTCGGGCGCGGCCGATTAAGTAACATAAAACGGCGATGATGCTGATGTTCAATACCGTCAGGGACGCCATGCGCATCAACTCGTCGACAGAAATCTCGGTCGATGTCAATAAATTGAAGACGAGCGCGGGAGAGAACGCGTAGAACACAATTTGTGAAATGGGCTTTGGGTCGATGCCGATGCGTTTCTGTAACGCAAAGCCGATCCCGGAGATGAGTATGATCGGCAGAAGGTTGGACGTGAAAACTTGGAATAAATCACTCAAGATTCGGGAGCCTTGAAATTGTTGTCCTCATCGAAGTCGAACAGAAGCAAATCGCGTGAGCCCTCGATAAACGTCATATGATCGATTGCTTCCTGGATGACGTCCTGTAATGCGCTGTCGTCCGAATTATCTGCGAGTTCGATTAGCGCGTTGACGGCGTCCTCGCCGCCCAGTTCGGCGAGCGCCCAAATCGCAGCCTGGCGAATGCCATCATTTACATCTTGGAGCAGGTCGATGAGCGGCATTGTAGCCTCTCGAACTTCGAGCTCGCCGGCGGCACGAGCGGCCTCCATGCGGATCAAAGGGTTGGGATTGGTCAGCTCGGCCAGGATGTAGTCTGCCCAACGCTCGTTCGCCGATCGTCCCATGGCCAGGACGGCGGATTGCTGCAGCTGCTCATTCGTCGAACGGTACGCTTCTTCAATCTGATCCGGCACCTCATCGTGCGATGAATACCCGATTGATTCAAGCGATCTTCTGCGCACCTCATGGGAGTCATCATCGCGGCATGCAGCAAGCAAGCCCAACTCGATTTGCTGCAGGAGTTCGGGTGTGATTTCGTCGATCTCGCCGAGCCAGACGAACCTGCCCAAAGCGGTAGCCGCGACGGCGCGAATTCGATCGTCGCCTTCGACCACCAGCGATTCCAACAGGATAGGCACGAGGGAGGGATCCTCACTCTCCCACAAATTCTCGATGGCGATCGAGCGGATTTGCGAATCGGGATCCAGGATCGCAATACGGTTGACGGCTTCGAAGGAAAGCTCGAAACGGTCGAGTGCTTGTTGTCCCATAACCCGCAAGATTTGCATTTTGCGTTCGCTGGATATGGACTGCCAAACGGATGCAAATTGGCGTTGTTGATCCTTGTCGAGATCGGACAGTTCCGCAAATCGCTGCGCCGGGAGCGGTAAACTGTCGTCCTGCAAGATTTCAAGCAATTCAAGATACGATTTTTTCATACGAACACCATCGAAAGGAATTATGGCAATGATATCGGGTTTGTGAAGTCCTTCAGGTTGATGTAGATCATCAACGCAAGCAAGAAGGCGAAACCGATCGTGTGGATAATCGCTTCAAATTTGGGCGGGATTCTTCGACCCAGGATCATTTCCGCAAAAACGAAGAGAAGCCTGCCTCCGTCGAGCGCCGGAAATGGCAGTAGATTGGCCAAAGCAAGGCCAACGCTGATGACGCCGATAAGGTTGAGTGTGAGAAATGGTCGATGCGCGGTACTGTCGATGTCGTTTGCCCACGCGAGCATATCATGGATGCCCTTCAAACCACTGATTCGTGTCTCTTCTGGCTCTGCGGTGCCCTGGATCAAACGAGCAGGCAAGCGGATTAAAGCGTCGACCTGCATGACGATCGATTCACCGCCCATGCGAGCGGCGCTCAACCAACTTGTTTCGAGTGCGGGATGCCCGAGAACCACACCGATTGGACCCTGGTCTGCAGGGTAATCTATACGGGGCGCAAGTTCGAAGGTCAGCTCCTGGTTATCACGCTCGACCACGATGCGGACAGTATCGTCCGGACGATTTTGAATCGCGTCGACCATGCTTTCAAAACTGGTGATGGGTTGATCGTCGACGGACTCGACCAGATCTCCGACCTGGATACCCGCTGTATCGGCCGGGGTGGCCGGAACGACATCGGCTATGATCACCCGCTCAACATCCGGTGCTGCAAATTTGAACGCCAGAACGAAAGCAATGAATCCGAGGAACACGTTCGCAAGCGAGCCGGCTGAAAGGACAAAGACGCGCACCCGTTTGCTTGCGGCGGCTAATCCATCAGGAACTTCGGGGTCATCTTCTCCGGCGATTCGGTTGAACCCGCCGAGGGGAATCAAATTCAGCGTGAATTTAGTGCCGCCTGCTTCGAAAAGGGAAATCAAGCGAGGGGGAAATCCTATCCCAAATTCGTCCACTCGAACCCGAGTCAATTTCGCTGCGATGAAATGACCCAATTCGTGACAAAGCAACAAAGTTCCGAGAACGATTACAAACAGTAAAAAATCGGGCACTTCCGTTTTCCTTCAAGTCTTAATATATCTAAAGGATTATATCACCGCGGGCGGCATACATTCCCCGCCGGTTCTTCGAGTACGAAGTGGAAAAGCTAGGAATCGATAATTTCAGCGCCGTCCCCGGGAAGGGACTTGAGAACATTGCGGATGCCCGGCGCTTTACGCAGCGTCTCTAAAACGGCATTGGCGTGTCCGGGTGTGCAGATGCAGTGCACGTTCGGACCGGCATCGATGCTGTAGCAGACGTCGAGGCCTTCGGATCGCAGACGGGCGACGGTTTTCATGATTTCGATGGTCGCCGGCGACCAGTAAAGCAGGGCGGGCTCGGAGGTCATCATCACGGCGTGCATCATGTTGCTGTCTTGCTCGACGATCGTTGCCAGTGCAGAGAAATCGCGCCGCTCGATCGCCTGACGACAAATCGCGAGTCTGCGGGGCGTATCCGTAACGCGCGCCTCTTGCAGCGGACTCGTCTCGGCCAGGCGATGGCCTTCCGTGGACCCCGTGGATTTATGGTCGGTATCGACGACGGCGATTAAATCGATGAGCGGCCAATGCTCTTTGCCGGCGATCGTCTCTGCGTAGGATTCAGAGTCGCTGTCACCGGCGTGCCAGATGACGAAGCCGCCAAACATGGAACGGCTTGCCGATCCGGAACCTTGCCGCGCCAGGCGAGATAACGCACGCACATCGAGGTGAAGATCGCAGGCCGTGGCCGCAGCAAGTGTGAGCGCTGCAAAGGCTGATGCGGAGGAGGCAATCCCTGCGCCTGATGGGAAGGTGTTCTTACTTTCAACGAACGCGTACGTATCGATGCCCGCAATGCGGCGGATGCGGTCGAGGTGTTGCCGTACGCGCCGGCTCGCTGTCTCCAGTGCAGGAACGTCGTCGATGAGAATTTGGTCGGCATCCAAACGATCGTCGAAGCGAACCATCGTACGTGTTTCCAGATCGCCCAGCGTCATCGATAACGAACTGTTGGCGGGTAAACGCAGTTCGTGATCGAGATTGCCCCAATATTTGATCAGGGCGATGTTTGGATGTGCGCGAGCCGTTGCCTGATGTGCTTCCATAAAATCATTGACCATGCAGTATCGATTACGACCGGTTGTTGAATCTATGCTTCCTCAACTTCGATCTCCGTGCCGCCCGGCATCTCGACCGTAACGTCCCCCGGATCTGCGGTCACGTGAGGCGTTGTCCAGCGGAAGATCCAATGCGCATCTTCCGGACGTGCATTGACGCATCCGTGCGACATGGGAACGCCGAAGTTGTTGTGCCAAAATGTGGAGTGAATGGCTACGCCGTTGCCTACGAAAAGCATCGACCAACCGATCCCGGGCAAATCGTAGCCGCCGCCCGTCGTTCCGCCGCTCATGTGCAGCGAGATGACTTTGCGCCAGATCGGATGTGGTCCTAAAGGTGTAGACCATTTATCGACCGGATTGCCCTGTGCATCGAACTTCGCACCGGAAGATATCCGGCAGTAATACACTTCCTCGTTCCCCTCGAAACAAGACAATGTTTGATAGGTAAGATTAATGACGACGCGTTTGTCCTCGACCTCGGGGTGAATAGGTGAGAAATCTTCATCCTGCAGGGGTCGAAAGGCTTCCGCGGCAACCCAGAGTATGTCGCCATATCCATAGCGCTCGTTAACTCGATAATAGGACCGGCCGTCTGCACCAATCTTGGCTTGATCGATCCATAGAATTTGACTGTAATAAAGTCGGGGCAAGAGCGCGCCCTTGAGCCAGGGCGATCTTGCCGGAGGATTGTCGAGCGCCAGGTCGACGTATGGGACGGTAACCTCCGCCCACATTCCATCGCCCAGGCTCGAACCGGGCAGTTCGAGCAGCGGTTCCTGGGGCCGGTTTTCGACAGGTTGGAGATGCGGGGACCAGATGTATCCTCTATCCGTTTCCACCCACCTGACGTTGGGCGCGTAAATGGAGACAGGTTGGCCAGGAAGCTCGCGATACCAGGGAACAACGCCGTCCTCGTAAAGAACCTCCACGGTCTGGCTGTTGTTGTCCGGACTCGCTTTGATCTCTGTTTTTCCAACGCAAACTCTTCCGAGACGCGGAGAAACGGGAAATTCAGGAAGCAACTCGGGAGAATCGGGCTCGAAGTGCGGGCGCAGTGTTGAACCAGCGAATCCCAAGCCGGCTAGTTTTAACATATCCCTGCGGTTGATCTTTGCAGTTTCTTTCATAATTTCCAACCCGCATAAGCATACCGGCAATACAGGGTGAGGGTCAATAGAAATCGAAATATTAATTACAATCTTTTATAGTATTGTAGTCAATACGGTAAAGTTCTGTAGGATGAAATAGAATAGCGGTCGACCGTGGAATTCAAATCAATGAAATGAGATGGTGGAGATCCGCAAGAATGAAAAATGGTTTTCATCGAATTACGACATCCGTAAGGCGAAGCAGTATGGCACTGATCGTAATCGCACTCACGATCGTTGTCGCGGGCTGCAATTTCCCGGGGAATGAGGCCACGCAAGCGTTGACGCAGTCCGCGGATGTGACTTCGTTCACTCCGGCAGTCGAGCAGGCCATATCGACGGAAACAACGGCGAGAAAAGTACTGCTACTCGAAAACGAGGTTTCCACCGATCCGGGAACCATCGAGTTACGCGATGAGGTGGTGAATCTCGCGTATCAATCGGACCTCGAACTGGAGAGCATCACTGCGCTGCAGGATGACATGCTGGATGGCGGTGGGTCCCTCGTGTTCATCTTCGAGGATGATCCCGGCGTGGGGGATTTCGCTTCCGGGCACCCTGAAATCCAATTCGTCACAATTGGAGTGCCAGGAGTTGCGGCGAGCGGCAATATCAGCGTCCTCGACAGGAACGATCTGCGGTCGGACAGACAAGCGTTCGTCGCGGGTTATATTGCGGCAATGATTGCAGAAGATTGGCGGACTGGAGTTGTATCGTTGGGGAGCGGTGCGAATAGCGAGGCGATCGAAACTGGATTCATCAACGGTGCTCGCTACTTCTGTGGATTGTGCCGGCCGGCGTTTCCGCCGTTCTATGAATACCCCCAATCATTCCATATGGATACGAGCGGACAAGGCTGGGAATCACTCGCCGCATTCATCCAGGAAAATCGACTAGCTGTTATCTACCTGGCGCCGGTGGATGTATTCCAATCGATCGGGCCGGAAGAAATCCAATTACCCGCCGCCGTCATCGGCGATGGGCCGCGCCCTGACGTCGTACCGGAAAGTCAATGGGCAGCGACGATCCGATATTCTGCGATCGAAAGCTTACGCTCGGTTTGGGCCGATTTACTCGATGGGAAAGGTGGGTGGGTCATCCGCTGGGAACTTCAGATCGTCGATGTGAACCGGGATTTACTCACCGAAGGAAAAGAGAGAGCAGCACGTGATTTACTCGATGATTTGGAAGGGGGATTTATCGGCACCGGCGTCGAATTGCCGAGCGAATAATTGGGCATACACAAAGCCTGGTAACTGCAAGATACAGCCTGGATTTGACACTCGATCCGGGATACTGCATACTCAATGCAGATTCCGTTCCTTTTTGGATAACGCCCTGATAATCGCGAGTTCAAGGTGATCCAGTGAAGAAGCCGCTCTTCCTCTTTGCCACGATGATCGTTCTCGTCGTACTGTGTACTGGATGCGTTCGGGATGACGTGAATGTCGTTGGCGTCTGGGGGCGGAAGATCGAAGAGTATCTCGTACGCCTGAGCTTCGACGGGGGTGAAACCTTCACGCTTCAAGTCGGTGAGAGTGACCGAAAAATAAACGGGGTATATGAATTAAGGGGGGACGTGATCTTGCTTGTCGACGACGATTGCGGTGAGATCGAGGGCAAGTATCGGGTGCGTGCACAAGAAGATGCTGCCATCTTCGGTGTGCTAAATGATGCGTGCGATGGGCGTGTGCAGGTGATAGCCGGCGAGTGGTTTAGGGTTGGGAATCAATAACGCCCATTTCTGGGCGTTGTTTGGGAGGGTGCCCGAAGGGATTTGAACCCTCAACCACCGCATCCACAGTGCGGCGCTCTGCCGGTTGAGCTACGGGCACCACGATAGATTTCATTCTAACATGATTCACTATTTTCAAGGGCGTAAATACAAGTGGGCGAAGAATGGTCTGGACAGCAAATCGCCGCCTTGGGATCGAGGAGAGCATCTCTAATTTTTGAGGCGCAGGCCGATCGCTACAATGTAGTTCGGCTCTAGTCGCTCTCCGATTTAATATACTGTTCTCTCCCGATCCGTCCGGGCGGCGATTTAACCTATCCTATCATGTGAACGCAGCGAGAGAGCTTACATACAACTATCATTTAGAAGGAGGATCGGCCGAGAGCAGATTTTTGATTTTGTCGATCATCTCTGATCTCGCCACCGTTTCTTGTTCGACGGTACGTAAATCCTTGATCGTGACCTTTCCGGATTGAATCTCATCCGGACCCAATATTACAGCAAGGGGGATGTTGTTGCGATCCGCATATTTAAACTGTTTTTTCAATTTATCCGGCTGAGGATACCACTCCACCCGTAGCCCGGCGGTACGAAGTTCGGCCGCCAGCCTCGAACTCTCAGAGAGAGTCGCCTCGTCGAACAACGGAACAAACACATCGGAAGGATTCGTCTTCAGACTGGGCATGACGCCGTTCTCTTCTAACACGATACCGATCACGATGTCGCCCATTGCGAATCCAACGCCAGGAATTGGATCGCCGCCGACGTCTGCAACGAGATTATCGTAGCGGCCTCCACCAAGAATTGCCCTGAATCTTCCGGAAACGTCCCGTGCTTCAAAAACAGTCCCCGTGTAGTAATCCAAACCTCGTATGACCATCGGATCGTATTCGATGTAATCGGCGACCCCCATTATCTCGACGGCGTCGAAAAATTCACATAACTCATCGGAATCCTTCCAGGCATCTTTATTTTCCAAAAGCTGAAGGAGCCCTGAAAATTGGTCTTTGTCGATGTCGATCGAATTTGCTTTTTCCTGCCATGCGCGCTCGCTCATTTTGTCTTTGCGATCGATCAGATGAAAAACCGCAGGTCGTGAATTTAAGGGAATGCCGATTGCTTCTAATTTTGTGTCCATGAAACGACGGTTGTTGATTTGTATGCGAATCATCTTTGGCGTCAGGCCGACGGCGCGGAAGAAGGTGGCTGCGATGGCCGCCAATTCTGCGTCGGCCTGGGGTGAAACAATGCCGAGCAGATCGATGTTCCACTGGAAAAATTCTCGGGAACGTCCCTTCTGCGGACGTTCGTAGCGCCAGAATGGGCCGAACGACCACCAGCGTATCGGCTGGATCAATTGGCGACTGCGCGCGGCCACCATTCGTGCCAGCGTCGGCGTAAGTTCGGGCCGTAACGCGACGATATCGCCGCCGCGATCCTCGAACACGAAAGATTGCTCGTTGACCAGCTCTTCACCAGATTTCGCGGCATACAACTCCATTTTCTCGAGATACGGGCCTTCAAATTCCTGGTAACCGAATTGCTCCGAGACCGTTCGTATGGTTTCGTACAACCAATCACGGACAGCCATGTCGGCAGGGTAAAAATCACGCGTCCCTTTTACTGCAGAAATAGTCGACATTCTGAATCTCCCGAACTTATAACCCAAAAGACGGCGGGTCGTTCCCTGTGCCGTCCTTGATCGCATGACCTAATTTCTAGTGGGGC
This genomic interval carries:
- a CDS encoding M23 family metallopeptidase produces the protein MVEANDPGSFKEALKSRIQDDDRYGQKQRPFYLLWPTDFAVITQEFGAHPEIYGRWGFPGHEGIDFRARPNTNIYASADGQVYEVHTNPDNHPYGIHVRIQHEDGYKTVYAHFAKSLVVKGQMVKAGDVIGKADSTGASVGSHLHFTLKRDGATERDETDYPKDVIDPTPFLVWPETANSKSIERFDWPAGKLLFGAHARIGAPMTDSDLAMASRARLECIKLENCETEENITRLRELNPGIFIMGRLTADFSGLPITADDFVRKVEAGLGVFYRQDVRYFELHANPNLQSAGWRRSWRNGSEFGGWFLRVVDQLKQSFPGIRLGFPGLSPGAGISGRREAADQFMHEAEDAMDSADWIGVHCCWTDVRGMNSKDGRGWVMTYRKSFPHKLLLVTEFYNPSQSVNAEAKARQYLSFTNQVADVAGVGAVFSYAISSDESENGFVWPSEGGAFAGILAARKD
- a CDS encoding ribonuclease H-like domain-containing protein, whose protein sequence is MMKTYVFDLETKHLAQEVGGWDYIDRLGLAAAVLLDVGADEYLRYTEQQAAELIEAIEEADRMIGFNLVRFDYTVLKPYGLSITPELVAKTTDLLLDIYQELGFRVSLDNLAATSFQARKSADGLQAVSWYKEGKIDEVLAYCEIDVAVTNELWQFGKEHGQVFFQDRFGRRRAVRVDWS
- a CDS encoding AEC family transporter codes for the protein MSDLFQVFTSNLLPIILISGIGFALQKRIGIDPKPISQIVFYAFSPALVFNLLTSTEISVDELMRMASLTVLNISIIAVLCYLIGRARKLEAPILSAFIISASFMNAGNYGLPLARFAFGESGLAWASIYFVASSMMVNSVGVYVISVGKQSPLKALLGLLKVPSVYAIPLALFVRANEIALPLSVTRPIELLGSASIPVMIVVLGIQIARLNSFNHKDVLSSAVILRLVASPLIAWLLVPFLHLDTIGQHAGIIQSAMPAAVFNMVIATKFDVEAEFVTGVVAATTILSPLTVTALLVALGV
- a CDS encoding HEAT repeat domain-containing protein, with the translated sequence MKKSYLELLEILQDDSLPLPAQRFAELSDLDKDQQRQFASVWQSISSERKMQILRVMGQQALDRFELSFEAVNRIAILDPDSQIRSIAIENLWESEDPSLVPILLESLVVEGDDRIRAVAATALGRFVWLGEIDEITPELLQQIELGLLAACRDDDSHEVRRRSLESIGYSSHDEVPDQIEEAYRSTNEQLQQSAVLAMGRSANERWADYILAELTNPNPLIRMEAARAAGELEVREATMPLIDLLQDVNDGIRQAAIWALAELGGEDAVNALIELADNSDDSALQDVIQEAIDHMTFIEGSRDLLLFDFDEDNNFKAPES
- a CDS encoding M50 family metallopeptidase; the encoded protein is MPDFLLFVIVLGTLLLCHELGHFIAAKLTRVRVDEFGIGFPPRLISLFEAGGTKFTLNLIPLGGFNRIAGEDDPEVPDGLAAASKRVRVFVLSAGSLANVFLGFIAFVLAFKFAAPDVERVIIADVVPATPADTAGIQVGDLVESVDDQPITSFESMVDAIQNRPDDTVRIVVERDNQELTFELAPRIDYPADQGPIGVVLGHPALETSWLSAARMGGESIVMQVDALIRLPARLIQGTAEPEETRISGLKGIHDMLAWANDIDSTAHRPFLTLNLIGVISVGLALANLLPFPALDGGRLLFVFAEMILGRRIPPKFEAIIHTIGFAFLLALMIYINLKDFTNPISLP
- the mvaD gene encoding diphosphomevalonate decarboxylase gives rise to the protein MVNDFMEAHQATARAHPNIALIKYWGNLDHELRLPANSSLSMTLGDLETRTMVRFDDRLDADQILIDDVPALETASRRVRQHLDRIRRIAGIDTYAFVESKNTFPSGAGIASSASAFAALTLAAATACDLHLDVRALSRLARQGSGSASRSMFGGFVIWHAGDSDSESYAETIAGKEHWPLIDLIAVVDTDHKSTGSTEGHRLAETSPLQEARVTDTPRRLAICRQAIERRDFSALATIVEQDSNMMHAVMMTSEPALLYWSPATIEIMKTVARLRSEGLDVCYSIDAGPNVHCICTPGHANAVLETLRKAPGIRNVLKSLPGDGAEIIDS
- a CDS encoding L,D-transpeptidase, which translates into the protein MKETAKINRRDMLKLAGLGFAGSTLRPHFEPDSPELLPEFPVSPRLGRVCVGKTEIKASPDNNSQTVEVLYEDGVVPWYRELPGQPVSIYAPNVRWVETDRGYIWSPHLQPVENRPQEPLLELPGSSLGDGMWAEVTVPYVDLALDNPPARSPWLKGALLPRLYYSQILWIDQAKIGADGRSYYRVNERYGYGDILWVAAEAFRPLQDEDFSPIHPEVEDKRVVINLTYQTLSCFEGNEEVYYCRISSGAKFDAQGNPVDKWSTPLGPHPIWRKVISLHMSGGTTGGGYDLPGIGWSMLFVGNGVAIHSTFWHNNFGVPMSHGCVNARPEDAHWIFRWTTPHVTADPGDVTVEMPGGTEIEVEEA
- the hisS gene encoding histidine--tRNA ligase yields the protein MSTISAVKGTRDFYPADMAVRDWLYETIRTVSEQFGYQEFEGPYLEKMELYAAKSGEELVNEQSFVFEDRGGDIVALRPELTPTLARMVAARSRQLIQPIRWWSFGPFWRYERPQKGRSREFFQWNIDLLGIVSPQADAELAAIAATFFRAVGLTPKMIRIQINNRRFMDTKLEAIGIPLNSRPAVFHLIDRKDKMSERAWQEKANSIDIDKDQFSGLLQLLENKDAWKDSDELCEFFDAVEIMGVADYIEYDPMVIRGLDYYTGTVFEARDVSGRFRAILGGGRYDNLVADVGGDPIPGVGFAMGDIVIGIVLEENGVMPSLKTNPSDVFVPLFDEATLSESSRLAAELRTAGLRVEWYPQPDKLKKQFKYADRNNIPLAVILGPDEIQSGKVTIKDLRTVEQETVARSEMIDKIKNLLSADPPSK